From Streptomyces yatensis, one genomic window encodes:
- a CDS encoding RDD family protein, with protein sequence MSTDQPPSGPDESRDRDSSDPFAKYPRANGSPYGDHTAGAEPYAGMPPLAHLGRRLIARIIDALLIGIPVGLVLSAIAGGYDPVDGSARSTIVTLIYVLVYFVYEGLMLTRDGQTVGKKAMKIRVALLENGQPPAGPAGWVRAGVYALPEIVPCCGFVFWLINVLWCTWDRPYRQCLHDKAAKTLVVSAVP encoded by the coding sequence ATGAGCACCGACCAGCCGCCCTCCGGGCCCGATGAGTCCCGGGACCGGGACAGCAGCGATCCGTTCGCCAAGTATCCGCGGGCGAACGGCTCCCCGTACGGGGACCACACCGCCGGGGCCGAGCCGTACGCGGGGATGCCCCCGCTCGCGCACCTCGGCCGCCGTCTGATCGCCCGGATCATCGACGCGCTGCTCATCGGCATCCCGGTCGGGCTCGTCCTGAGCGCGATCGCCGGCGGCTACGACCCGGTCGACGGCAGCGCCCGTTCGACCATCGTCACGCTGATCTACGTCCTGGTCTACTTCGTCTACGAGGGGCTGATGCTGACCCGGGACGGCCAGACCGTCGGCAAGAAGGCGATGAAGATCCGGGTCGCCCTGCTGGAGAACGGCCAGCCGCCGGCCGGCCCGGCCGGCTGGGTGCGCGCCGGGGTGTACGCCCTCCCCGAGATCGTGCCCTGCTGCGGCTTCGTCTTCTGGCTGATCAATGTGTTGTGGTGCACCTGGGACCGGCCCTATCGGCAGTGCCTGCACGACAAGGCGGCCAAGACGCTCGTGGTCTCGGCCGTGCCCTGA
- a CDS encoding RDD family protein yields MAPDPLSSPPHAFPAGMPPLATPGQRFAARLIDIIVLGAIWTVALIATGALQYTMDHPGEQHMGKVTLALIITMALYFGYEGVMLARSGQTLGKKALRIRVAMLSDGDVPAGQGWVRAAVYVLPGMLIPLLVGTVFWLVNSASLLWDKPFQRCLHDKAARTVVVSAAH; encoded by the coding sequence ATGGCCCCCGACCCGCTGTCCTCGCCCCCGCACGCGTTCCCCGCCGGGATGCCCCCGCTGGCCACCCCTGGTCAGCGCTTCGCCGCCCGGCTCATCGACATCATCGTCCTCGGCGCCATCTGGACGGTGGCGCTCATCGCGACCGGCGCGCTCCAGTACACGATGGACCACCCGGGCGAGCAGCACATGGGCAAGGTGACCCTCGCGCTCATCATCACGATGGCCCTCTACTTCGGCTACGAGGGCGTCATGCTGGCCCGCAGCGGACAGACGCTCGGCAAGAAGGCGCTGCGCATCCGGGTGGCGATGCTCTCCGACGGGGATGTGCCGGCCGGTCAGGGCTGGGTCCGCGCGGCGGTCTACGTGCTGCCCGGGATGCTGATCCCGCTGCTCGTCGGCACGGTCTTCTGGCTGGTCAACTCGGCGTCACTGCTGTGGGACAAGCCGTTCCAGCGCTGTCTGCACGACAAGGCCGCGCGGACCGTGGTGGTGTCAGCCGCGCATTGA
- a CDS encoding immune inhibitor A domain-containing protein has translation MNSQWRTARSAAIATVVAALGAAALSTGMAQADAPSTRVERHDPAPAKTDVQHDLEGPYSKQQEAQRQEALRQVISGDAKATTRGASKVVKLGKGKYVELAREKTDKIFTILVEFGDKVDDTTMYDPDGDGPQPPVKKYGGEPGPAHNTIAEPDRAKDNSTAWQKDYNREHFQDLYFSKDKKKQSLKKYYEKQSSGRYSVDGEVSDWVKVDWNEARYGSNYCGDTNCANAWDLIRDGVNQWAKDQKAAGRTDAQIKADLAQYDQWDRYDYDADGNFNEPDGYIDHFQIVHAGEDESAGGGAEGENAIWAHRWYAYGTDAGNTGPGENKSGGTQIGDTGIWVGDYTMQPENGGLGVFAHEYGHDLGLPDEYDTTGKGESSVAYWSLMSAGSWLGTGKDAIGDLPGDMNAWDKLQLGWLNYASAKAGKKSTHTLGVAEYNTKNKQALVVELPAKPVTTEVVAPAEGTKQWWSGMGDDLKNTLTRSVDLTGKSKASLDLQGWWDIEENFDYLYTEVSTDGGANWTPIDGTADGKAIPRDAGDKPALTGTAGAYKKLSFPLDAYAGKKIELRFRYQTDGGVAQKGFAADAITLTADGAPVFSDGAEGDDNGWTANGFSRIGASFSKDYPQYYIAENRQYVSYDTTLKTGPYNFGWASTRPDWVEHFPYQNGLLIWQWDTSQPDNNVGVHPGSGQILPIDAHATPEKWANGTLMRNRIQAYDSPFSRLPSDGFTLHNDGKAAKVKPKPGIPVFDDHKGTYWDKSNPTGSVKTADTNTRIKILKELPGGSTMTVQVGPSTS, from the coding sequence GTGAACAGCCAATGGAGAACGGCCAGATCGGCCGCCATAGCCACCGTGGTGGCCGCGCTCGGCGCGGCGGCACTCTCGACTGGCATGGCTCAGGCGGACGCGCCGTCTACGCGTGTTGAGCGCCATGACCCGGCGCCCGCGAAGACGGATGTCCAGCACGATCTCGAGGGCCCGTACAGCAAGCAGCAGGAGGCGCAGCGCCAGGAGGCGCTGCGTCAGGTCATTTCCGGCGACGCCAAGGCGACGACGCGCGGGGCGTCGAAGGTGGTGAAGCTCGGCAAGGGCAAGTACGTCGAGCTGGCCCGGGAGAAGACCGACAAGATCTTCACCATCCTGGTCGAGTTCGGCGACAAGGTGGACGACACCACCATGTACGACCCGGACGGTGACGGCCCCCAGCCGCCGGTGAAGAAGTACGGCGGCGAGCCGGGCCCGGCGCACAACACCATCGCCGAGCCGGACCGCGCCAAGGACAACAGCACGGCCTGGCAGAAGGACTACAACCGCGAGCACTTCCAGGACCTCTACTTCTCCAAGGACAAGAAGAAGCAGTCCCTGAAGAAGTACTACGAGAAGCAGTCCTCGGGCCGCTACTCCGTGGACGGCGAGGTCTCCGACTGGGTCAAGGTCGACTGGAACGAGGCCCGGTACGGCTCCAACTACTGCGGCGACACCAACTGCGCCAACGCCTGGGACCTGATCCGCGACGGCGTCAACCAGTGGGCCAAGGACCAGAAGGCGGCCGGCCGCACCGACGCGCAGATCAAGGCGGACCTGGCCCAGTACGACCAGTGGGACCGCTACGACTACGACGCCGACGGCAACTTCAACGAGCCCGACGGCTACATCGACCACTTCCAGATCGTCCACGCCGGTGAGGACGAGTCCGCGGGCGGCGGCGCCGAGGGCGAGAACGCCATCTGGGCGCACCGCTGGTACGCGTACGGCACCGACGCGGGCAACACCGGCCCGGGCGAGAACAAGTCGGGCGGTACCCAGATCGGCGACACCGGCATCTGGGTCGGCGACTACACCATGCAGCCGGAGAACGGCGGCCTCGGTGTCTTCGCCCATGAGTACGGCCATGACCTGGGTCTGCCGGACGAGTACGACACCACCGGTAAGGGGGAGTCGTCCGTCGCCTACTGGTCGCTGATGTCCGCGGGATCCTGGCTCGGCACCGGTAAGGACGCCATCGGCGATCTGCCCGGCGATATGAACGCCTGGGACAAGCTGCAGCTCGGGTGGCTGAACTACGCCTCGGCCAAGGCCGGGAAGAAGTCGACCCACACCCTCGGGGTCGCCGAGTACAACACCAAGAACAAGCAGGCGCTGGTCGTCGAGCTGCCCGCCAAGCCCGTCACCACCGAGGTGGTCGCCCCCGCCGAGGGCACCAAGCAGTGGTGGAGCGGGATGGGGGACGACCTGAAGAACACCCTCACCCGGTCCGTGGACCTCACCGGGAAGTCCAAGGCCAGCCTGGACCTGCAGGGCTGGTGGGACATCGAGGAGAACTTCGACTACCTCTACACCGAGGTCTCCACCGACGGCGGCGCCAACTGGACGCCGATCGACGGTACGGCGGACGGCAAGGCCATTCCGCGGGACGCCGGTGACAAGCCCGCGCTGACCGGCACCGCCGGGGCGTACAAGAAGCTCTCCTTCCCGCTGGACGCCTACGCGGGCAAGAAGATCGAGCTCCGCTTCCGCTACCAGACCGACGGCGGTGTGGCGCAGAAGGGCTTCGCGGCCGACGCGATCACCCTGACCGCCGACGGCGCCCCGGTCTTCAGCGACGGCGCCGAGGGCGACGACAACGGCTGGACCGCGAACGGCTTCTCGCGCATCGGCGCGTCCTTCAGCAAGGACTACCCGCAGTACTACATCGCCGAGAACCGCCAGTACGTCTCGTACGACACGACTCTGAAGACCGGTCCGTACAACTTCGGCTGGGCCTCCACCCGGCCCGACTGGGTCGAGCACTTCCCGTACCAGAACGGCCTGCTGATCTGGCAGTGGGACACCTCGCAGCCGGACAACAACGTCGGCGTCCACCCGGGCAGCGGTCAGATCCTGCCGATCGACGCGCACGCCACCCCCGAGAAGTGGGCGAACGGCACGCTGATGCGCAACCGGATCCAGGCGTACGACTCGCCCTTCAGCCGGCTCCCGTCGGACGGCTTCACGCTGCACAACGACGGCAAGGCCGCCAAGGTGAAGCCGAAGCCGGGCATCCCGGTCTTCGACGACCACAAGGGGACGTACTGGGACAAGAGCAATCCGACCGGCAGCGTGAAGACTGCTGACACCAACACCCGGATCAAGATCCTCAAGGAGCTCCCGGGCGGCTCGACGATGACCGTCCAGGTCGGACCGTCCACCTCCTAG
- a CDS encoding nicotinamidase, which produces MHRALIVVDIQNDFCEGGSLAVTGGADVAAAITDLIGEATPGYRHIVATRDHHIAPGDHFSDNPDYEHTWPVHCVAGTEGVGFHPNFAPAVASGAIEAVFDKGAYKAAYSGFEGIDEHGASLAQWLREREVTEVDVVGIATDHCVRATALDARREGFAAHVLLDLTAGVSPDTTERALGELRAAGVELSGKPVV; this is translated from the coding sequence ATGCACCGGGCACTGATCGTCGTCGACATCCAGAACGACTTCTGCGAGGGCGGAAGCCTCGCGGTGACGGGGGGCGCCGATGTCGCGGCCGCGATCACCGATCTGATCGGGGAGGCGACGCCCGGTTACCGCCATATCGTCGCCACGCGTGATCACCACATCGCCCCGGGCGATCACTTCTCGGACAACCCGGACTACGAGCACACCTGGCCGGTGCACTGCGTCGCGGGCACCGAGGGGGTCGGGTTCCACCCGAACTTCGCGCCCGCCGTCGCCTCCGGCGCGATCGAGGCGGTCTTCGACAAGGGCGCGTACAAGGCGGCGTACAGCGGTTTCGAGGGCATCGACGAGCACGGCGCCTCGCTCGCCCAGTGGCTGCGCGAGCGGGAGGTGACCGAGGTGGACGTGGTGGGCATCGCCACCGACCACTGTGTGCGGGCCACCGCGCTGGACGCGCGCCGCGAGGGGTTCGCCGCGCATGTCCTGCTGGACCTGACCGCGGGCGTCTCCCCGGACACGACCGAGCGCGCCCTGGGCGAGCTGCGGGCGGCCGGGGTCGAGCTCAGCGGCAAGCCGGTCGTCTGA
- a CDS encoding nicotinate phosphoribosyltransferase codes for MDTADLGLPVDVPSTALFTDRYELTMLQAALRAGTADRRSVFEVFTRRLPEGRRYGVVAGTGRVLDAVENFRFDGAVLDFLAQQRIVDEPTLAWLADYRFRGDIWGYPEGEVYFPGSPIMRVEGTFAEAVLLETVILSIVNHDSAVAAAASRMSTAAGGRPLIEMGARRTHELAAVAAARAAYVGGFATTSDLAAGFRYNIPTVGTSAHAFTLLHDSERDAFTAQVQAHGSGTTLLVDTYDVAEAVRTAVEVAGKDLGAVRIDSGDLLLLAHRVRQQLDELGAKNTRITVTSDLDEYAIASLAAAPVDAYGVGTQLVTGSGHPTCSMVYKLVARAGSDTPDAPLLPVAKKSMGAKSSVGGRKWAARRVDEHGVAEAEVVGTGAVPEELADHQLLVELVRGGEIVAREPLDAARDRHIAARAGLPLSATQLSRGEPVLPTEYLTA; via the coding sequence ATGGACACTGCGGACTTGGGACTGCCGGTGGACGTGCCGTCGACCGCACTCTTCACCGACCGGTACGAACTCACCATGCTGCAGGCCGCGCTGCGGGCGGGCACCGCCGACCGCCGCTCGGTCTTCGAGGTATTCACCAGGCGCCTCCCCGAGGGCCGCCGCTACGGTGTCGTCGCCGGCACCGGGCGGGTGCTGGACGCCGTCGAGAACTTCCGCTTCGACGGCGCCGTCCTGGACTTCCTCGCCCAGCAGCGGATCGTGGACGAGCCGACGCTCGCCTGGCTCGCCGACTACCGCTTCCGCGGCGACATCTGGGGCTACCCCGAGGGCGAGGTCTACTTCCCCGGCTCGCCGATCATGCGGGTGGAGGGCACCTTCGCCGAGGCGGTGCTGCTGGAGACGGTCATCCTCTCCATCGTCAACCACGACTCCGCGGTGGCCGCCGCCGCGTCCCGGATGTCCACCGCCGCCGGCGGCCGGCCGCTCATCGAGATGGGCGCCCGCCGCACCCATGAACTGGCCGCCGTCGCCGCCGCCCGCGCCGCCTATGTCGGCGGCTTCGCCACCACCTCCGACCTCGCGGCCGGATTCCGCTACAACATTCCCACCGTGGGCACCAGCGCCCACGCCTTCACCCTGCTGCACGACAGCGAGCGGGACGCCTTCACGGCGCAGGTCCAGGCGCACGGCAGCGGCACCACCCTGCTGGTGGACACCTATGACGTCGCCGAGGCGGTGCGCACCGCCGTGGAGGTGGCCGGCAAGGACCTGGGCGCCGTGCGGATCGACTCCGGCGATCTGCTGCTGCTCGCCCACCGGGTGCGCCAGCAGCTCGACGAACTGGGCGCCAAGAACACCAGGATCACGGTGACCAGCGATCTGGACGAGTACGCGATCGCCTCGCTGGCCGCGGCCCCCGTGGACGCGTACGGGGTCGGCACCCAGCTGGTCACCGGCAGCGGCCACCCCACCTGCTCGATGGTCTACAAGCTGGTCGCGCGCGCCGGTTCGGACACCCCGGACGCGCCGCTGCTGCCGGTGGCCAAGAAGTCCATGGGCGCGAAGTCCTCGGTGGGCGGCCGCAAATGGGCGGCGCGACGGGTGGACGAGCACGGTGTGGCCGAGGCCGAGGTGGTCGGCACCGGCGCGGTCCCCGAGGAGCTGGCGGACCATCAGCTGCTGGTGGAGCTGGTGCGCGGCGGCGAGATCGTGGCCCGGGAGCCGCTGGACGCGGCGCGGGACCGGCATATCGCGGCCCGGGCCGGACTGCCGCTCTCGGCGACCCAGCTCTCGCGCGGCGAGCCGGTCCTGCCCACCGAGTACCTGACGGCCTGA
- the clpS gene encoding ATP-dependent Clp protease adapter ClpS — MGRVSVTPVETERPESREAPMSVPEPDVPWVTVVHNDPVNLMSYVTYVFQSYFGYPKDKAHRLMLDVHHKGRAIVSSGSREEMERDVQAMHGYGLWATLQQER; from the coding sequence ATGGGACGTGTGAGTGTCACGCCCGTGGAGACCGAACGTCCCGAATCCCGTGAAGCACCGATGTCGGTGCCCGAGCCCGACGTTCCCTGGGTGACGGTGGTGCACAACGACCCCGTCAATCTCATGAGCTACGTGACCTACGTCTTCCAGAGCTATTTCGGCTATCCCAAGGACAAGGCGCACCGTTTGATGCTCGACGTCCACCACAAAGGCCGCGCGATCGTCTCGAGCGGCAGCCGCGAGGAGATGGAGCGCGACGTGCAGGCGATGCACGGCTACGGCCTGTGGGCGACCCTCCAGCAGGAGCGCTGA
- a CDS encoding DUF2017 domain-containing protein, with product MSGRFEPLPGGGASLALDEVEISILRSLAMQLAELIGPGDQPAGGGDPLDALFADGPSKPPADPALARLFPDAYSPPDRELGAREDKEAREASAEFRRFTENDLRARKRDDALTVVRDLDSLASGASAGAPGVLELAPEKARHWLTALNDLRLAIGTRLEVTDEDDGGDLLRLPDSDPRKPMVMAYFWLGGLQETLVETLMPE from the coding sequence ATGTCGGGACGGTTCGAGCCGCTGCCCGGTGGCGGTGCCTCCCTCGCGCTGGACGAGGTCGAGATCTCCATTCTGCGCAGCCTGGCCATGCAGCTCGCCGAGCTGATCGGCCCGGGCGACCAGCCCGCCGGGGGCGGTGACCCCCTGGACGCGCTCTTCGCCGACGGCCCCAGCAAGCCGCCGGCCGATCCGGCGCTGGCCCGGCTGTTCCCGGACGCCTACAGCCCCCCGGACCGGGAGCTGGGGGCGCGGGAGGATAAGGAGGCGCGGGAGGCGTCCGCGGAGTTCCGCCGCTTCACCGAGAACGACCTGCGGGCGCGCAAGCGCGACGACGCCCTGACGGTGGTGCGCGACCTGGACTCGCTGGCCTCCGGAGCCTCCGCCGGGGCCCCGGGGGTGCTGGAGCTGGCGCCGGAGAAGGCCCGGCACTGGCTGACCGCCCTGAACGATCTGCGGCTGGCCATCGGGACCCGGCTGGAGGTCACCGACGAGGACGACGGCGGTGACCTGCTGCGGCTGCCCGACTCCGATCCGCGCAAGCCGATGGTGATGGCCTACTTCTGGCTCGGTGGGCTGCAGGAGACCCTGGTCGAGACCCTGATGCCGGAATAA
- a CDS encoding amino acid permease → MTSAAPEEDYERGLGSRQVQMIAIGGAIGVGLFMGAGANIAKAGPSIILMYALAGVVIFFIMRALGELLLYRRSTGSFAEYIREFLGPFFGYATGWTYWLLWVVTGMAELTAAAIYINYWFPSIPQWVSALVFLVVLFGVNLISVKIFGEVEFWFSMVKVTAIIGMIVIGLGVLTLGFSDAGDTAAASNLWSHGGFFPHGIGDSLMTLQGVMFAYIAVELVGVTASESEDPEKTLPKAINTLPWRIIIFYVGALVVLLAVVKWTEFSAGESPFVHGFSKIGIPFAAGIVNFVVLTAALSSCNSGMYSTGRMLRDLATSGEAPSVFARLNARKSPAIGITFSVLLMGIGVVLNYVVPEKAFTYVTSVATAAGIWSWLMILFAHIQYRRAVRAGRLPASSFPAPGGSVFSWVAVVFLLIVTGMVAYDKDARVSLYVGAGWAVCLVIGWYVLKARGGAQPLGQADTVEPEYARK, encoded by the coding sequence ATGACCTCAGCGGCTCCTGAAGAGGACTATGAGCGCGGCCTGGGCAGTCGCCAGGTACAGATGATCGCAATCGGTGGCGCCATCGGCGTCGGCCTGTTCATGGGCGCCGGTGCGAACATCGCCAAGGCCGGCCCGAGCATCATCCTGATGTACGCCCTCGCGGGTGTGGTCATCTTCTTCATCATGAGAGCGCTCGGTGAGCTGCTCCTGTACCGGCGCTCCACGGGTTCCTTCGCGGAGTACATCCGCGAGTTCCTGGGGCCGTTCTTCGGTTATGCGACCGGTTGGACCTACTGGCTGCTGTGGGTGGTGACCGGTATGGCCGAGCTGACGGCCGCCGCCATCTACATCAACTACTGGTTCCCCTCGATCCCGCAGTGGGTCAGCGCCCTGGTCTTCCTGGTGGTGCTCTTCGGGGTCAACCTGATCTCGGTCAAGATCTTCGGTGAGGTCGAGTTCTGGTTCTCGATGGTCAAGGTCACCGCGATCATCGGCATGATCGTGATCGGCCTCGGCGTGCTCACCCTCGGCTTCTCCGACGCCGGTGACACGGCGGCCGCCTCCAACCTCTGGTCGCACGGCGGGTTCTTCCCCCACGGCATCGGCGACAGCCTGATGACCCTCCAGGGCGTGATGTTCGCCTACATCGCCGTCGAGCTGGTCGGCGTCACCGCGAGCGAGTCCGAGGACCCCGAGAAGACCCTGCCCAAGGCGATCAACACCCTGCCGTGGCGCATCATCATCTTCTACGTCGGCGCCCTGGTGGTGCTGCTCGCCGTCGTCAAGTGGACCGAGTTCTCGGCCGGTGAGAGCCCCTTCGTGCACGGCTTCTCCAAGATCGGCATCCCCTTCGCCGCCGGTATCGTCAACTTCGTCGTCCTGACCGCGGCCCTGTCCTCCTGCAACTCCGGCATGTACTCCACCGGCCGGATGCTGCGTGACCTGGCGACGAGCGGCGAGGCCCCGAGTGTCTTCGCCCGGCTCAACGCCCGTAAGTCCCCGGCCATCGGCATCACCTTCTCCGTCCTGCTCATGGGGATCGGCGTGGTCCTCAACTATGTGGTCCCCGAGAAGGCGTTCACCTACGTCACCTCGGTGGCCACGGCCGCGGGTATCTGGTCCTGGCTGATGATCCTCTTCGCGCACATCCAGTACCGCCGCGCGGTCCGCGCGGGCCGGCTGCCCGCCTCGTCCTTCCCGGCTCCCGGCGGCTCGGTCTTCAGCTGGGTGGCCGTGGTCTTCCTGCTGATCGTGACCGGCATGGTCGCCTACGACAAGGACGCCCGGGTCTCCCTGTACGTCGGCGCCGGGTGGGCCGTATGCCTGGTGATCGGCTGGTACGTCCTCAAGGCCCGCGGCGGTGCCCAGCCGCTCGGCCAGGCGGACACGGTGGAGCCGGAGTACGCGCGCAAGTAA
- a CDS encoding Mov34/MPN/PAD-1 family protein — MLTITQALHDKIVAHARADHPDEACGVIAGPAGSGRPERFIPMLNAARSPTFYEFDSGDLLKLYREMDDRDEEPVVIYHSHTATEAYPSRTDISYANEPGAHYVLVSTAECGNDEGPVQFRSFRIVDGEVAEEEVEIVPGG; from the coding sequence ATGCTGACCATCACCCAGGCGCTCCACGACAAGATCGTCGCGCACGCCCGCGCCGACCACCCCGACGAGGCATGCGGCGTGATCGCGGGCCCGGCCGGAAGCGGCCGCCCCGAGCGGTTCATCCCGATGCTGAACGCGGCCCGCTCGCCCACCTTCTACGAGTTCGACTCGGGTGACCTGCTCAAGCTCTACCGCGAGATGGATGACCGGGACGAGGAGCCGGTGGTCATCTACCACTCGCACACCGCCACCGAGGCCTACCCCTCCCGTACCGATATCTCCTACGCCAATGAGCCCGGTGCCCACTACGTGCTGGTCTCCACCGCCGAATGCGGCAATGACGAGGGACCCGTCCAGTTCCGGTCCTTCCGGATCGTGGACGGCGAGGTCGCCGAGGAAGAGGTCGAGATCGTCCCGGGCGGCTGA
- a CDS encoding putative leader peptide, which translates to MVFDDVSEKTPGMLLVARLHVDLCRLASAMCPRRAVAA; encoded by the coding sequence ATGGTTTTCGATGACGTGAGCGAGAAGACGCCGGGCATGCTGCTCGTGGCGCGGCTCCACGTCGACCTGTGCCGGCTCGCCAGCGCGATGTGTCCGCGCCGCGCCGTGGCCGCCTGA
- a CDS encoding MoaD/ThiS family protein, producing MAIEVRIPTILRTYTDGQKAVEGSGTTLAELFADLESRHSGIQERLVDGGELRRFVNVYLNDEDVRFLDGISTKLSDGDNVTILPAVAGGMV from the coding sequence ATGGCCATCGAGGTCCGCATCCCGACCATCCTCCGCACCTACACCGACGGCCAGAAGGCGGTCGAGGGCAGCGGGACCACGCTCGCCGAGCTCTTCGCCGACCTGGAGAGCCGGCACTCCGGCATCCAGGAGCGCCTGGTCGACGGCGGTGAGCTGCGCCGCTTCGTCAACGTCTATCTGAACGACGAGGACGTCCGCTTCCTCGACGGCATCTCCACCAAGCTCTCGGACGGCGACAATGTGACGATCCTCCCGGCGGTCGCAGGCGGAATGGTCTGA
- a CDS encoding PLP-dependent cysteine synthase family protein has translation MRYDSPLAAVGNTPLVRLPRLSPSSDVRIWAKLEDRNPTGSIKDRPALHMIEQAEKDGRLTPGCTILEPTSGNTGISLAMAAKLKGYRIVCVMPENTSEERRQLLAMWGAEIISSPAAGGSNTAVRVAKELAAEHPDWVMLYQYGNPDNAGAHYATTGPEILADLPSLTHFVAGLGTTGTLMGVGRFLRENKPDVQIVAAEPRYDDVVYGLRNLDEGFVPELYDESVLTTRFSVGSEDAVARTRELLAQEGIFAGVSTGAALHAALGVAGKAVKAGQSADVVFVVADGGWKYLSTGVYTAATTEEAIATLHGQLWA, from the coding sequence ATGCGGTACGACAGCCCCTTGGCCGCGGTCGGCAATACGCCGCTCGTCCGGCTGCCGCGGCTCTCGCCCTCCTCCGACGTACGGATCTGGGCCAAGCTGGAGGACCGCAACCCGACCGGCTCGATCAAGGACCGCCCCGCGCTCCATATGATCGAACAGGCCGAGAAGGACGGCCGGTTGACCCCCGGCTGCACCATCCTCGAGCCCACTTCCGGCAACACCGGGATCTCGCTCGCGATGGCGGCCAAGCTCAAGGGCTACCGCATCGTCTGCGTGATGCCGGAGAACACCAGCGAGGAGCGGCGCCAGCTGCTCGCCATGTGGGGCGCGGAGATCATCTCCTCGCCCGCCGCCGGCGGTTCCAACACCGCCGTCCGGGTGGCCAAGGAGCTGGCGGCGGAGCACCCGGACTGGGTGATGCTCTACCAGTACGGAAACCCGGACAACGCCGGTGCCCACTACGCCACCACCGGCCCCGAGATCCTTGCTGACCTGCCCTCCCTCACCCACTTCGTCGCGGGTCTCGGCACCACCGGCACCCTGATGGGCGTCGGCCGCTTCCTGCGCGAGAACAAGCCGGACGTCCAGATCGTCGCGGCCGAACCGCGCTACGACGACGTCGTCTACGGACTCCGCAACCTGGACGAGGGGTTCGTCCCCGAGCTGTACGACGAGTCCGTGCTGACCACCCGCTTCTCCGTCGGCTCCGAGGACGCGGTGGCCCGCACCCGGGAACTCCTGGCCCAGGAAGGCATTTTCGCGGGCGTGTCGACCGGCGCGGCCCTGCACGCCGCCCTCGGTGTCGCCGGTAAGGCGGTCAAGGCCGGGCAGAGTGCCGATGTGGTCTTCGTCGTCGCCGACGGTGGCTGGAAGTACCTGTCCACCGGTGTCTACACGGCGGCCACCACCGAGGAGGCGATCGCGACGCTGCACGGGCAGCTCTGGGCGTAG
- a CDS encoding MBL fold metallo-hydrolase → MKLTVVGCSGSFPSAESACSSYLVEADGFRLLLDMGNGALGELQRHCGLYDLDAVLLSHLHPDHFIDMCGYFVARYYRHDGGRAEAIPVYGPEDTERRLVQAYDDLPDEKSMREVFDFRTLTPGSFDIGPFTIRAERVCHPVEAFGFRIEYGGRSLVYSGDTGPCEALVDLARGGDLFLCEAAFTHGKEDIPELHLNGRQAGEHALRAGVGSMVLTHIPPWTDPQINQRDAQAVFGGPVELAKAGAVYEV, encoded by the coding sequence ATGAAGCTCACCGTCGTCGGATGCTCAGGGTCGTTCCCGTCCGCGGAATCGGCCTGCTCGAGCTACCTCGTAGAGGCCGACGGCTTCCGGCTGCTCCTCGACATGGGCAATGGCGCCCTTGGCGAGTTGCAGCGCCACTGCGGTCTCTACGACCTCGACGCCGTACTGCTGTCCCATCTCCACCCCGATCACTTCATCGACATGTGCGGATACTTCGTCGCGCGCTACTACCGGCACGACGGTGGCCGGGCCGAGGCGATCCCCGTCTACGGCCCCGAGGACACCGAGCGGCGGCTGGTCCAGGCGTACGACGACCTGCCCGACGAGAAGTCGATGCGTGAGGTCTTCGACTTCCGCACCCTGACGCCCGGCAGCTTCGACATCGGCCCCTTCACCATCCGCGCCGAGCGCGTCTGCCACCCCGTGGAGGCGTTCGGCTTCCGGATCGAGTACGGCGGCCGCTCGCTGGTCTACTCGGGCGACACGGGCCCCTGCGAGGCCCTGGTGGACCTGGCCCGGGGCGGCGACCTCTTCCTGTGCGAGGCGGCCTTCACGCACGGCAAGGAGGACATCCCGGAGCTGCATCTGAACGGCCGCCAGGCGGGTGAACACGCGCTGCGGGCGGGGGTCGGGAGCATGGTGCTCACCCACATCCCGCCGTGGACGGACCCCCAGATCAACCAGCGCGACGCCCAGGCGGTCTTCGGCGGCCCGGTGGAGCTGGCCAAGGCGGGTGCGGTCTACGAGGTGTAA